The following proteins come from a genomic window of Acomys russatus chromosome 17, mAcoRus1.1, whole genome shotgun sequence:
- the Trmt12 gene encoding tRNA wybutosine-synthesizing protein 2 homolog: MDRERDQSVVVAVVTELRFTQRYRDYLEKQKLLDKLHRVEKLREGTVALPVLAESLSEQHLQELRNRVAPGSTCVLTQLLDPLPSKKARVCSPAQRLCREVRHWVEDRGVTWSAELEADLPRSWQRHGDLMLLGEDCFQGTQWKSLQPGLWETVASAFGVQRLAKRGRVLPDGIRTPSVTLLLGDHGWVEHVDNGIRYKFDVTQCMFSFGNITEKLRVASLSCAGEVLVDLYAGIGYFTLPFLVHAGAAFVHACEWNPHAVVALRNNLEINGVADRCQIHFGDNRKLTLSNTADRVNLGLIPSSEEGWPIACQVLRRDVGGILHIHQNVESFSGKNPQPPGSSNTEKEHLLHPQRSIADEQGNGTTGDFRGEMLSSASKPEWKRWAESAETRISSLLHQVHGTPWRTRILHIHAVKSYAPHVDHVVLDLECRPVL; encoded by the coding sequence ATGGATAGAGAACGTGACCAGTCTGTAGTTGTCGCTGTTGTGACTGAGCTTCGATTTACCCAAAGATACAGAGACTATCTCGAGAAGCAGAAACTCTTGGATAAACTGCACCGTGTGGAAAAGCTGCGGGAAGGCACGGTGGCGCTACCGGTGCTGGCGGAATCCCTTTCTGAACAGCATCTGCAGGAGCTGAGGAATCGCGTGGCCCCAGGCAGCACCTGTGTGCTGACGCAGCTCCTGGATCCTCTTCCTTCCAAAAAGGCCCGGGTCTGTTCACCTGCTCAAAGACTGTGTCGTGAGGTGAGGCATTGGGTGGAGGACCGCGGCGTGACGTGGTCTGCTGAATTGGAGGCAGATTTGCCCCGATCTTGGCAACGGCATGGGGACCTAATGCTGCTTGGTGAAGACTGTTTCCAAGGCACGCAGTGGAAAAGTTTGCAACCAGGACTCTGGGAGACTGTTGCCTCCGCCTTTGGAGTTCAACGTTTGGCAAAACGAGGGCGAGTGTTACCTGATGGTATTCGAACTCCGTCAGTGACTCTGCTGCTGGGTGACCATGGCTGGGTAGAGCATGTGGATAATGGCATCCGGTATAAGTTTGATGTGACACAGTGTATGTTCTCCTTTGGAAACATCACTGAGAAACTCCGAGTGGCATCTCTATCCTGTGCTGGAGAAGTGCTGGTGGATCTCTATGCAGGAATTGGTTATTTTACGTTGCCCTTCCTAGTTCATGCTGGTGCTGCCTTCGTCCATGCCTGTGAGTGGAATCCTCATGCTGTAGTTGCTCTGAGAAACAATTTGGAGATCAATGGAGTGGCAGACCGGTGCCAAATACACTTTGGAGACAACAGGAAATTGACGCTCTCAAACACTGCAGATAGGGTGAACCTGGGGCTGATTCCCAGCTCTGAAGAAGGCTGGCCCATTGCCTGTCAAGTGCTGCGCAGGGATGTAGGGGGTATTCTACATATCCACCAAAATGTGGAATCTTTCTCAGGGAAGAATCCCCAGCCACCTGGAAGTAGTAACACGGAAAAAGAGCACCTGCTGCATCCCCAGAGAAGTATCGCTGATGAACAAGGAAATGGAACTACTGGGGATTTCAGGGGGGAAATGCTGTCATCGGCCAGCAAACCGGAGTGGAAGAGATGGGCAGAATCTGCAGAAACTCGGATCTCCTCACTTCTTCATCAAGTGCATGGGACACCGTGGAGGACACGAATCCTTCATATCCACGCAGTAAAATCTTATGCCCCCCACGTGGACCACGTAGTCCTAGATCTGGAATGCCGCCCTGTTCTCTAG